In the genome of Porphyrobacter sp. ULC335, one region contains:
- a CDS encoding Hsp20 family protein, with protein MSRFDFTPYRRSTVGFDRLFDLLENQARLNAGDNYPPFNISRRGEDNYRITLAVAGFRPQDIDITAQQNLLTVQGKKREDLDDGSELIHVGIANRGFERRFELADFVRVERADLADGLLIIDLVREVPDAMKPRKIAVGGTATLTAVPSPEAEGDDTASAA; from the coding sequence ATGTCACGTTTCGATTTCACGCCCTACCGCCGCAGCACCGTTGGCTTTGACCGCCTGTTCGACCTTCTCGAAAACCAGGCGCGGCTCAATGCGGGCGACAATTACCCCCCTTTCAACATCTCCCGCCGGGGCGAAGACAATTACCGGATCACGCTGGCCGTGGCCGGTTTCCGCCCGCAGGATATCGACATCACCGCGCAGCAGAACCTGCTCACCGTGCAGGGAAAGAAGCGCGAAGATCTGGATGACGGGTCGGAGCTGATCCACGTCGGCATCGCCAACCGCGGCTTCGAACGCCGCTTCGAATTGGCCGATTTCGTCCGGGTGGAACGGGCCGATCTGGCCGATGGCCTGCTGATCATCGATCTGGTGCGCGAAGTGCCCGACGCGATGAAGCCGCGCAAGATTGCTGTTGGCGGCACCGCAACCCTGACCGCCGTGCCCTCCCCCGAAGCCGAGGGTGACGATACCGCCAGCGCGGCCTGA
- a CDS encoding carbon-nitrogen hydrolase family protein, with the protein MPRIAVFQMCSGIDPGRNFDSIRDAAHAAREGGAEMLFTPEMSLLLDRNRTRAAEHIVPQDESHYVAMLGNVAEECGFTIALGSMAVAVPGGKNANRSMIFPPNGERPTTYDKIHMFDVELATGESWRESAAYRPGDEVVTEEGTPVGRLGLAICYDLRFPALFGELGNRRCDAIAVPAAFTKPTGAAHWHVMLRARAIEASAFVIAAAQVGRHEDGRETYGHSLVVDPWGEVLLDMGGEAPGLAFCDINLERIAEVRAQVPALANRREIATS; encoded by the coding sequence ATGCCCAGAATCGCGGTCTTTCAGATGTGTTCGGGCATCGACCCGGGCCGCAATTTCGATAGCATTCGCGATGCCGCCCATGCGGCGCGCGAGGGCGGGGCGGAGATGCTCTTCACCCCCGAAATGTCGCTGCTGCTCGACCGCAACCGGACGCGTGCGGCGGAGCATATCGTTCCGCAGGACGAATCGCACTATGTCGCGATGCTCGGCAATGTCGCCGAGGAATGCGGCTTTACGATTGCGCTCGGATCGATGGCGGTGGCGGTGCCGGGCGGCAAAAACGCCAACCGCTCGATGATTTTCCCGCCGAATGGTGAGCGCCCCACCACCTATGACAAGATTCACATGTTCGACGTTGAACTCGCCACGGGGGAGAGTTGGCGCGAAAGTGCGGCCTATCGTCCGGGCGACGAGGTCGTAACGGAGGAAGGCACTCCCGTCGGGCGGCTTGGCCTCGCGATCTGTTATGACCTGCGCTTCCCCGCTTTGTTCGGTGAACTCGGCAACCGGCGCTGCGATGCGATCGCCGTGCCCGCCGCTTTCACCAAGCCCACCGGCGCTGCACATTGGCACGTGATGCTGCGCGCCCGCGCGATCGAGGCAAGCGCTTTTGTCATCGCCGCCGCCCAGGTGGGCCGGCACGAGGACGGGCGCGAGACCTATGGCCACAGCCTTGTCGTCGACCCGTGGGGCGAAGTCTTGCTCGACATGGGCGGGGAGGCACCGGGCCTTGCCTTCTGCGACATCAATCTGGAGCGGATTGCCGAAGTCCGCGCGCAGGTGCCGGCCCTTGCCAACCGCCGCGAAATCGCCACATCCTGA
- the grxC gene encoding glutaredoxin 3: MAAPQIDIYTKFACPFCVRAKRLLKEKGATFTEHDITMGGPKRDEMLARAPTAMTVPQIFIGETHVGGSDDLAALEAAGKLDALLAG, translated from the coding sequence ATGGCCGCGCCGCAGATCGACATCTACACCAAGTTCGCCTGCCCCTTCTGCGTGCGCGCCAAGCGCCTGCTCAAGGAAAAGGGTGCGACGTTCACTGAGCACGACATCACCATGGGCGGGCCCAAGCGCGACGAAATGCTCGCCCGCGCGCCGACTGCGATGACCGTCCCGCAAATTTTCATCGGTGAGACCCACGTGGGCGGATCGGATGATCTTGCCGCGCTGGAAGCTGCCGGCAAGCTTGACGCATTGCTGGCAGGCTGA